In Triticum aestivum cultivar Chinese Spring chromosome 5B, IWGSC CS RefSeq v2.1, whole genome shotgun sequence, the following proteins share a genomic window:
- the LOC123115397 gene encoding obtusifoliol 14-alpha demethylase-like, whose amino-acid sequence MDLTSSTAVWWAIVVLFLTLLATKKISRARRMSCIDPQRTSQQLPPVVNGVALLRLLPTLLMEGLPSMVNDLYVKYGSVFTVSLFGLKVTLLIGPEVTVHFFQGLESDISHGNLLEFTVPMFGKAVGYGRDKATRIEQMRFHTEALKASGLRSHVHPMLQEVEGYFAKWGEEGIVDLKFEFEQLLMLISSRCLLGKEVRENMFDEVHTLFHEIESSMTLISFLLPYLPTPVNRQRDRARIRLTQILSDVVESRKSSGRVEEDTLQKLIDSEYKDGNPTTVAEVVGLIMSLIFAGKRTSSLASTWTASCLLSHPVFLRAAIEEQQRVTKKYKGGLDYNAFLEMDTLHCCIKEALRMHPPAAMLVRRTHKPFTVQTKQGKQYEIPQDHIVATPTIVNNNIPYIYKDPHVYDPHRFGLERREDKVGGKFSYTSFSGGRHICVGEGYAYMQLKVIWSHLLRNFELELISPFPKTDWSKILPEPQGKLFIRYKRN is encoded by the exons ATGGACTTAACAAGTAGCACCGCCGTGTGGTGGGCCATTGTGGTCCTTTTCCTCACGTTATTAGCCACCAAAAAGATCTCAAGAGCAAGAAGAATGAGTTGTATTGATCCACAGCGTACAAGCCAACAACTTCCACCCGTGGTGAATGGAGTTGCTCTCCTGAGACTATTACCTACCCTCCTGATGGAGGGCTTACCTTCTATGGTTAATGATCTGTATGTCAAGTATGGCAGTGTCTTCACGGTAAGTTTATTTGGGCTCAAGGTAACACTATTGATCGGGCCAGAGGTGACGGTGCATTTCTTCCAAGGTTTGGAGTCAGATATTAGCCACGGCAATCTGCTCGAGTTCACGGTGCCCATGTTTGGCAAAGCGGTTGGTTATGGCAGAGATAAAGCCACACGAATTGAACAGATGCGCTTCCACACTGAAGCACTGAAGGCATCAGGGCTGAGGAGCCATGTCCATCCCATGCTTCAAGAAGTGGAG GGTTATTTTGCGAAATGGGGAGAGGAGGGCATAGTTGATTTAAAGTTTGAGTTCGAGCAGTTACTCATGTTGATCTCGAGCCGGTGTCTACTCGGAAAAGAGGTTCGGGAGAACATGTTTGATGAGGTCCATACACTTTTTCACGAGATCGAAAGCAGTATGACCTTGATCAGCTTCTTGCTCCCATATCTCCCTACTCCGGTAAACCGGCAGCGCGATAGGGCGCGGATCAGGCTAACACAAATACTCTCTGACGTGGTCGAGTCCCGTAAGAGCTCTGGTAGAGTTGAGGAAGACACACTACAAAAACTAATCGACTCCGAGTACAAAGATGGCAACCCTACAACGGTAGCAGAGGTAGTCGGGCTTATCATGTCATTGATATTTGCTGGGAAACGCACAAGCTCTCTCGCTAGCACTTGGACCGCATCTTGTCTACTCAGCCATCCAGTCTTCTTGAGAGCTGCCATTGAGGAGCAACAACGAGTCACCAAGAAGTACAAAGGTGGGCTAGATTACAATGCTTTCTTAGAGATGGATACGCTGCATTGCTGCATCAAGGAAGCCCTAAGGATGCACCCTCCAGCAGCAATGTTGGTTCGCAGGACCCATAAGCCCTTCACGGTGCAGACAAAGCAAGGCAAACAATATGAGATCCCTCAAGACCACATCGTGGCAACTCCTACAATAGTCAACAATAACATCCCTTATATATACAAGGACCCTCACGTGTATGATCCACATCGTTTTGGTCTCGAAAGAAGAGAGGACAAAGTAGGTGGCAAGTTCTCGTACACTTCATTTAGCGGTGGAAGGCACATTTGCGTTGGGGAGGGTTATGCTTACATGCAACTTAAAGTGATATGGAGCCATTTGTTGAGGAACTTTGAGCTCGAATTGATCTCTCCTTTCCCCAAGACAGACTGGAGCAAGATCTTGCCAGAGCCACAAGGAAAGCTATTCATTAGATATAAGAGAAACTAA